The sequence below is a genomic window from Ciceribacter thiooxidans.
GACCCCGAAGAAACAGGAGAGACCCATGTTGAAGAAGACCCTTCTCGCCGCCGTTGCGCTCGTTGCCATGGCCGGTGCGGCTGCCGCGGAAGACCTCAAGGAATTCCGGATCGGCATTCTGGGCGGCGAGAACGAAGCCGACCGCCTGCGCAACTTCCAGTGCATGGTCGACAAGCTTCCCGCCGTCCTCGGCGTGGAGAAGGTCTCGCTTTTCCCGGCTGCCGACTATGACGGCGTTATTCAGGGCCTGCTTGGTGGCACGCTCGACTATGCCGAACTCGGCGCTTCCGGTTTTGCCAAGATTTATCTCGCCGACGCCAAGGCGGTCGAACCGATCCTAACCACCGTCCAGACTGACGGCTCGATGGGCTACTACTCGATCATGGTCGCCCGCAAAGATTCGGGCATGACCAAGGTCACTGACATCAAGGGCAAGAAGCTCGGCTTCGCCGACCCCGACTCGACGTCGGGATACCTGATCCCGACCGTTACCCTGCCGGAAGCTCTCGGCGCCCCCGTCAAGGAGTACGTTGCCGAAACAGGCTTTGGTGGCGGTCACGAAAACCTCGTCCTCGAAGTGCTGAAGGGCACCTTCGATGCCGGCACGACCTTCGGCTCTGGCGTCGGCGAGTTCAAGGACGGCTACACCTCCGGCAACCTGAAGAAGATGGTCGACAAGGGCGTCCTGAACATGGACGATCTGGTCGAACTCTGGAAGTCCCCGCTGATCCCGAACGGCCCAGTCGTAGTCCGCACATCGATGAACGACGACATGAAGGCCAAGTTCAAGACCTTCATGATGGACCTGCCGAAAACCGACGCTGCCTGCTTCTCGGCTATCCAGGGCGGTGACTTCACCGGCTTCACCGAAGTGAACGTCGACTTCTACAAACCGATTATTGACGCCCGCAAGGCAACCATCGGCGGCTGACATCCTGAGACCGAAAAAGGCCGCCGGGTGCATCAGGCAGCCGGCGACTCTTGACGAATGCACGTCGCCGCCGCGACGTGAACAAAAGCGGACTGCCTGCCATGAGTTCCTTCACCTACAAGCCCGAGCTCAGCGAGAGGGGCGCACTCATCGAGAACCATTGGCAAGACCTTGCCCGAGGCCGTCGTTTGTACACGATGCTTTCGCTCGCGGTGCTCGCCCTGGCGCTTACGGGTTCGTTGTGGTTTGCCAACGAAACCAACTCGGGCAAGTTCTTCGAACGCTTGCCGCACTTTTTCGATTTTGTCGGTGACCTGATGCCTCGCGACGGCATCGAAGTCTGGCGCGCGCTCCTCGACCTGCCCTCTCCATATTTCGATGGAAGCCTGAAATACGACTATCCCGAAGGCCGCTACTACGTCACCGACAGCCTCTACGTACCCGAGTACGTCTACAAGATGACGGAAACCCTGAACATTGCGTTGTTGTCGACGATCATCGGTTTCGCCCTCGGCTTCCTCCTGTCGTTTCTTGCTGCGAAAAACATGACGGCCAGTCCGTGGATACGCGTTCCGGTGCGTCGTTTCATGGAGCTGTTGCGCGCATTTCCTGAAATCGTCCTTGCCGGCTTCTTTCTGGCGATCCTGTCGCTCGGTCCGATTCCCGCGATCATCGCAGTTTCGATCCACACAATCGGCGCACTCGGCAAGCTCTTCTTCGAAGTCATCGAAAACGCGGACATGAAGCCGGACGAAGGGCTGAAAGCGGTCGGCGCCTCATGGGTCGAGCGCGCCTGGTTCGGCATGGTGCCGCAGGTGATGCCAAATTTCGTCAGCTATTTTCTGTTGCGCTTCGAAATCAACGTCCGTGCTTCGACCATCATCGGCGCGGTCGGAGGTGGCGGCATCGGCGAACAGCTGCGTCTTTCGATCAGTCGTGGGCACGAGGCGAAGACGCTGGCGATCGTTCTCCTGCTGTTTGTGACGATCATCGCGGTCGACCAACTCTCAGCGTGGCTGCGCCGCAAGCTCGTCGGAGATCAGGCCTTCCAGGCCGTGATGTAGGAGTGCACCTTGAAAACGATGAGCCTTTCCGAATTCGAGGCAGTTGCCGCTCGCCATCCGCAACTCCTCATGCCTTCTTTCTGGTCACGTTTCCGCGTCGCGGCGGTCGGAGGGGCGATCGCCCTCTATTTCGTCTTCTGCTGGTGGTTCTTCTCCGTCGGTCAGGTTCTCGGCACCGCCAATTGGGGTATCGCTGCCGGCTACCTCGCAGACTGGATATCCTACGAAGTCCGGCCGGACATAGTGGTTCGCGCGGACGGGACAATGCAGATCGAGTTCTCGCGCTACGATCCGATCGGTCCCAATCCCTGTCCCGACTGGCTCGAGGCCGAGCACGAAACGGTAACCCGGACGGTGGAGATCCCGGCGACGGAGATGCAAGCCAAGCCGAAGTCCTCTTTCAGCTTCGTTGCTCCGAGCAATGCAGGCAAGCAGGAGGCTGCCGAGGCCCGAACGGAGACCCGCACCGAAGAAGTCGTCACCCATGCGGTCGCGTCCATGAACTCGACCGACAGGATTGACGTCCTGCCAGGGCACGTCGAAATCCATCGCGGAAATGAGACGCTTGGCGTCACGCTCAGCCGCAACGACGGTGTGAGAGCTGATCGCGACCTACCCGCCTGGGCAACCCAGCGCGCATCGGGCGAGAAGATCGTTCTCGCCTTCGGTTTCTCTGGCTGGGCGGAAATCCGCGACGATGCCGTCAAGATCCACAAGCGCTTTGTCGGGTGGGAAAACTTTTTCTTCGATATCGATTCGCCTTTCTTCGGCAAATCGGCGGCCGAAGTGTTCGGCCTGCTGTTCTCCGGAGCGCGCCTCGATCCGAACCGCAGCAATGTCTCACTCGCTCTGGAGGGTTTCCTCTACAATCCCTCCTGGCAGCATCTCGATGTCTGGACCAAGCTGTTGCAGACGATCGTCATGGCCTTTGTCGGAACTTTCTTCGCAACGATCATTGCCTTTCCGCTCTCGTTCGTTGCCGCCCGCAACATCACGCGCAATGGCGTCGTAAACCAGATCACCAAACGCTTCTTCGACTTCCAGCGTTCGGTCGACATGTTCATCTGGGCGCTGTTCTTCACGCGCGCATTCGGTCCCGGACCACTGGCCGGGATTTCCGCCATCTTCTTCACGGACACCGGAACGCTCGGCAAGCTCTATTCGGAAGCGCTGGAGAACATCGACGACAAGCAGCGCGAGGGCGTGAAGTCGGTAGGTGCGGCACCATTGGCCGTTCAGCGTTTCGGCGTCCTGCCGCAGGTTCTTCCGGTCTTCACCTCGCAAGCGCTTTACTTTTGGGAATCGAACACCCGGTCAGCCACGATCATCGGCGCGGTCGGCGCCGGCGGTATCGGCCTGAAACTCTGGGAAGCTATGCGGACCAATCAGGACTGGGAGAACGTCGGCTACATGGTCCTGCTCATCCTGATCGTCGTCTTCGTCTTCGATTCTATCTCGAATGCTGTGCGTTCCCGTCTCATCGGCAGGCGATCGACTCTATGAGCCTCGCCAGCTCGCCATTGCAGTGCATCCGGCATCGGTCCTCGCAAACGCCACGGCGCACGCGTTACACTCGCAGCCGTAGCAATCCGAAGGAATCAGTCTTTGCGTTACGCACTCTATTTCACGCCACCCGAGCATGACCCGCTGTCGCGGGCAGCAGCGCACTGGCTCGGTCGTGATCCATTCGATGGATCGGCCCTGCCGACACCGGAAGTCGAGGGATTCGATGCCGCAGAAATGGCCGACGTCACCGCAGAGCCGCGACGCTACGGTTTCCACGCAACATTGAAGCCACCCTTTGCCCTTGCAGCGGGCCGGAGCGAAGGCGAGCTCGTCGACGCACTGGGGCGCTTCTGCGGGCAGGCACCGACCTTTACGATCCCCTCGGCGGTGATCGGGCAACTCGGCCACTTCTTCGCGCTCGTTCCAGAGCAGCCATTTACGCCGCTGCAGGCATTTGCCGCCGAGATCGTCGAGGTCTTCGAGCCTTATCGGGCACCGTTGACCGACGCGGATATGGCGCGGCGCAAACCCGAAACATTGAGCGAGACCGAACGCGCCAATCTGGTTCGCTGGGGCTACCCGTACGTCATGGACGAATTCCGCTTCCACATGACGCTGACCGGGCCGGTCAAGGCGGAACGCGCGACGGCCATGCGCGACCTTCTCAACAGTCGCTTTGCCGACTTCGTCGGTCGCCCACTCAGCATTTCCGGCCTCGCGCTCTACGTCGAAAAAGAGCGTGGAATGCCATTCACCATTCATTCCTGGCTGCCTCTGTCCGGCGCCTGATCGAAAGGACAACCGACCGATGACCACCGAAGCAGTATTCACCAATGCCCGTATTGTCCTGGACGACGATATCATTTCCGGCACGCTCATCGTCCGCGACGGCCGTATTGCCGAGCTTTCGGAAGGCTCGACGGCATCCGGCGAGGATATGGAAGGGGACTATATCCTGCCGGGCCTGGTCGAATTGCACACCGACCACTTGGAGGCCCACTACTCGCCGCGGCCGGGCGTGCGCTGGGACAAGATCTCGGCGATCCAGGCACATGACGCCCAGGTCGTGACGTCCGGCATCACCACGGTTTTCGATTGCCTGCGCATGGGGTCTGATGAGGACGGCGGCTTCGACAAAGGCGAAATGCGCGAGATGGCCGACGCCATACAGACGGCCGAGCGTGAAGACCGGCTGCGCGCCGAACACCTTCTGCACCTGCGCTGCGAAGTGTCCGCTCCCGATGTCCTCGATCACTTTTCTGACTTTGAGAGCGATCCACATGTCCGCTTGGTCTCGTTGATGGACCATGCGCCGGGGCAGCGTCAGTTCCAGACGATGGAACAGTATACCCTCTATTATAAAAAGAAGCGTGGCCTCTCGGAGGATGCGTTCGCACAGTTCGTCGCCCGCCGTCAGGAATCCTCCGCGCGCTATGCGGCCCCACACCGTAACACCCTGGCCAAGACCTGTGCGGAACGCGGCATCACGATCGCAAGCCACGACGACGCAACGCTCGACCACGTGGACGAGGCGATCGGCTATGGCGTCAGGCTTGCGGAGTTCCCAACGAGCTTCGACGCGGCCGAAGCTTCCCACAAAGCGGGAATGAGTGTGCTGATGGGCGCTCCCAACATCGTTCGCGGCAAGTCCCATTCCGGCAATATTGCCGCCCGCGATCTCGCGGAGCGCGGTGTTCTGGACGTCCTCTCGTCGGATTATGTACCGCTCAGCCTGTTGCACGCTCCCTTCGTACTCGCCGATGCTCTGCCGAACCTGTCTCTGCCGAAGGCGCTCGCCATGGTGACGGCGACACCCGCCAAGACGGTCGGACTTTCCGACCGCGGTCGTATTGCAGAAGGACTCCGAGCCGATCTGGTGCGCGTGCGCCGGCAGTCCGGAGTGCCGGTCGTGCGTGCCGTCTGGCGCGAAGGACGACGGGTCGCCTGATGACGAGCGGGGCGTTCATATCTTCGACCGGTAGACTTCCTGGTACGTTCGTGGCGGTCGTCGGGCCGAGCGGGGCCGGCAAGGACAGTCTGATCTCATATGCTCAAGGGCGTCTTGCAGCGCGGCCGGACATCCACTTCGTGCGTCGCCTGATCACGCGCGACGGCAATGCCGGCGGCGAAGATCACCTCGCCGTAACCTCGGAGGACTTCGAGGACATGCGTGAGAAAGGAGGCTTTGCCGTTCATTGGGACGCCCATGGCCTTCGCTACGGAATACCGGCTTCCGTCAATGATGAACTGGCACGCGGGCATATAATCGTTGCCAACGGCTCCCGCTCGGCTCTCAACGACTTCGCCGAGGTTTTTCCGCGATTGCTCGTGGTGAACGTCGTCGCGAGAGCGGATATTCTCGCACACCGCCTGCAGCAGCGCGGCAGGGAGACCGAGGCCGATGTCGGCAACCGGCTGGAGCGAGGCTCTCTCCTAATTCCAGAGGGTTTCCGGACCGTGACAATCGACAACAGCGGCCCTCTTGCTGATGCGGGGGAGCGACTGACGGGGGTGCTCGTGGATCTGCTCTCGGAGCGCACTGGTGTCGCCCGAGGTTCAGGCTGGATCTCCGAACCGCTCGATCGATGAAAGCAAGGCGCTCCCGTGGAGGAGCGAAAGGCCAGACGCTTCAATCATCTGCGGCATAAGCAGCCATTCCAGCGTCCAGGCGCTGCCCGAGCGTTCCTGTTCATGCACGAGCGCTTGATGGACACCGGCGAGCAGGGTTGCATTGTACCGGGCAAGTGCGACGAGTATCTCGGCCCTTACGGGGTTTTGCTTGTGCGGCATGGCGGATGAACCTCCACCTCCCGAAATCTCCGCCTCGTCGATGCCGTTCTGGACCATGAGCACCAGATCCTGCCCGATCTTTCCGAAGGCACCGGTGAGACGGGACAGGAAGCCGGCGAAATCTGCAATCCGCCCCCTGTCGGTATGCGGGACGTAATCGGGCGCCAAGAGGCCGAGATTGCGCGCCATCGACTGCCGCACGGCGAAAATCTTGTCGTCGAACTTCTCCGATGTCCCCGCCGCACCGGCGAGCGTCAGGATCAGGACACGTTCACGCTGGCGCGGTAGTTCGGCCGCCAAATGCTGCAAAGGGCTCTTCCAGGTTTTCAGCCGGTCACCGACCGTGATCGGCACCGCTGCCTGCATGCGTGTCCGCCCCATCAAACGGTTTCCGCCGAAACGCGACTGAAGCACATCGAGCTGCGATAGGACACTTGATAGCCGGCTATTAAAAACATCGAGAACGAAGGCGAGCTTCAGGGCCATAGCAGTATCGATGACGTCCTGGCTGGTCACGCCGAGGTGGATGAACCTGCCATGCGGTTCGCCGACAGCATTGCGCAGCTGCCGGACCAGCTCGGGGACGACGACACCATCGCGTGCCGTTGCGCTCGTCAGTTCTTCCATGTCCGGAACAAGACGCGTGCAGACGGATTCGATCGCGGCAGCTGCTTCCTCGTCCACCATGCCGGCTATGGCCTGAGCCCGAACAAGCTCTATCTCGAAGCGCAGCATGGCGCGCACATCGGCAGCGGTACCCAGCGCATCGGCGATTTCATTGTCGCCGAGCAGGCCGCCGAGGAAAGTGAGCCCGGCGAGCATGTTCACACCCGCTCCAGAGCGATCGCGATGCCCTGGCCGACGCCGATGCACATCGCTGAAAGGGCGTACCGACCGCCGGATAAGGCGAGCTCGAGAGCCGCCGTGCCGGTGATGCGGGCGCCCGACATACCGAGCGGATGCCCGAGCGCGATTGCCCCGCCGTTGCGGTTGACCCGTGGGTCGTCATCGGAGAGGCCGAGCTGCCGAAGCGTGGCAAGTGCCTGGCTTGCGAAGGCTTCGTTGAGCTCGATGGCGTCGAACTGCTCGATCTTCATTCCAAGGCGGGTCATCAAGGCCTGCGACGCCGGCGCAGGGCCGATGCCCATGACACGCGGCGGCACGCCGGCTGCCGCCCCGCCGAGGATGCGGGCGACGGGCGTCAGGCCGTGCCGGCGCGCTGCCTTTTCCGAGGCGATAATGAGAGCTGCGGCACCATCGTTGACGCCCGACGCATTCCCCGCCGTGACGGTGGCTCCGTGCAGCTGGTTGACAGACTTCAGGCGCGCGAGCGCTTCCAGGTTCGTGGCGCGTGGATGCTCGTCACGATCAATAAGCACATCCTCCCCTTTCCGCTGCGGAACGGTCACGCCCGTAATCTCCTTCGACAGACGGCCGCTCGCCTGGGCAGCTGCCGCCTTTGCCTGACTACGGACGGCGAAGGCATCCTGATCCTCCCGCGCAATGCCGCATTCGATGGCTACATTGTCGCCCGTTTCAGGCATCGAGTCGACACCGTACCGGCGCTTCATCAGCGGGTTGACGAACCTCCAGCCGATGGTGGTGTCGTAGATCTCCGCATGGCGGGAAAAGGCAGTGTCCGCCTTGGGCATAACGAAGGGCGCGCGGCTCATGCTCTCGACGCCGCCGGCTATCAACAGATCCGCCTCGCCCGATTTGATGGCGCGTGCGGCGGTAATGACCGCATCCATACCCGAACCGCACAGGCGATTGATGGTGGTACCGCTGACCGTTACCGGTAATCCGGCGAGAAGCAGCGACATGCGCGCCACGTTGCGATTGTCCTCGCCAGCCTGATTGGCACAGCCGAGGATCACATCGTCGACGGCTTCCCAATCAATCGAGGCATGCCGCTCCATCAGTGCCTTCAGCGGCACGGCGCCGAGATCATCGGCGCGGACAGAAGACAGCGAACCGCCGAAGCGGCCGATAGGCGTCCGAATATAGTCGCAGACAAAGGCGTCGGTCATGATGAAATCCTTAGAGTGCCGGCACGACAAGTTCGGCGACCGCACGGTCAGTATGGAGTTTCGCGCCGGTCATGGCCTGGAGTTCATCCATGGTCATGGCTGCCAATTTTTCCCGCACCACAAACCTGCCGCCGACAATGTCAATGACTGCATGGCTCGTATAGACACGGGTGATGCATCCGACACCGGTCAGCGGAAACGTGCAGCGCTCGACGAGTTTCGGCTGGCCATCCTTGGTGACGTGTTCGGTGATAACAAAAACCTGCTTCGCCCCGTGTACGAGATCCATGGCGCCGCCCACCGCCGGCACGCCCTTGGACCCGACCCGCCAATTCGCCAAGTCGCCGTTCTGGGCAACCTGGTATGCACCGAGAATGGCGACGTCCAGGTGTCCGCCACGCACCATGGCGAAGCTGTCGGCATGGTGAAAGAAGGACGCCCCGGGTTTCAGCGTCACCGCCTTCTTGCCGGCATTGATGAGGTCCCAGTCTTCCTCGCCTTCCGGTGGCGGCTCGCCGAAATTCAGGATGCCGTTCTCCGTGTGGAAAATGGCTTCTCTGCCCTCAGGCTGGTAGCGGGCGACCATTTCGGGAAAGCCGATCCCGAGATTGACATAGGCGCCGTCGGCGATGTCCTGGGCGGCGCGCCAGGCTATCTGGGCGTTGGAGAGTTTCTTTTCTTCGCGCGCAACGGTCGTCATGCGTAGACCACTCCGGCTCGGATGAGCACTTCTTCCTGTTGCGGATCAGCGACCTCAACGACGGCGTTCACGAAGATGCCTGGTGTGACCACGTGTTCGGGATCGATACCGCCGGCAGGCACGATCCTGGTGACCTGCGCGATCGTTCTCGCCGCCGCCATGCACATCAATGGATTGAAGTTGCGGCCGGCCTTGTTGTAGGTGAGATTGCCGTGTGTGTCGCCGAGCTCGGCCTTGACGATCGCAAAATCGGCCTTGAGCCAACGTTCCTGGACATAGTGCCGACCGTCGAATTCGGCGACGGGCTTGCCCTCCGCGAGTTCGGTGCCGTAGGCCGTAGGCGTATAGAAGGCCGGGATGCCGGCGCCGCCGGCGCGGATACGTTCTGCAAGCGTGCCCTGCGGCACCAGTTCGAGCTCGATCTCGCCGGCGAGATACTTTTCCGTGAAGGCGCGTGGGTCGGATGAGCGTGGAAAAGAACAGATCATCTTTCGCACCATGCCCGCATCGATCATGGCAGCAATGCCGATGCGGCCGTTGCCGGCATTGTTGTTTATGACCGTCAGGTTCTTCGGCCCCTTGTCGATCAGCGCGTGAATCAGCTCGATCGGAGCCCCGGAACCACCGAAGCCACCAATCATCACGGTGGCGTCGTCACCGATTTCGGCAACGGCCTCGACCAGGTCTGCAATTGTCTTGTTCATTTGAAGGCCCCTTCCGGCCCGTCTGGCAATGCCCACAATCGACGTACCGAAGATGAAGTCGCGGGTTCAGATATCGAAGAACACCGTTTCGTTCTCGCCCTGGAGATGTATGTCGAAGGTGTAGGTGTCGCCCTCACGGTCAGCAATCAGGGTCGGAACCCGTACCCTGTGCTCGATGCGCGCGAGTACCGGATCAGCGGCATTGGCTTCTGCTTCGTCCGCGAAATACATGCGGGTATGAAGGCCGATATTGATGCCACGTGCGACGATCCAGAAGGTGATGTGCGGCGCCATCAGTCGGCCGTCGCGGAAAGGGACGCGTCCCGGCTTGACCGTCTCGAAGACGTATTCGCCGGTCTCCATGTCGGCCGGACAGCGGCCCCAGCCGGCAAAGTCCGGATCCGCCTTTCCGCGCGTCTCCGAGGGGCTGTTGTAGAGCCCGTCGGCGTCGGCTTGCCATATCTCGACCAGCGCGTCCTTGAGGGGCGTGCCGGATCCGTCGATGACACGGCCGCGGATGGTGATGCGCTCACCCCTTGTGCGTTCGTTGTAGAGCGGACCGGACCCGAGGTCCTTTTCGAACACTCCTTCGATCCCGGTAAAATTGGGCGTGCAACCGATATGAACATAAGGACCGGCCGTCTGCGACGGTGATTCCTTCAGATAGCCGAGCGGCTGAACCATCTCAGTTGCCCTCCTTGCGGTTGTCGAACATCGTCGAACGCCGTCCGCGCAGGACGATGTCGAACTTGTAGGCGCGCATATCCATCGGGATCGTCGCGTTGAGGTCGAGCGGTGCAATAAGGCGTTTGATCGCCTCCTCGTCCGGAATCGTCTTCACGATCGGGCAAATCCAGATCAACGGATCGCCTTCGAAATACATCTGCGTAATCAGCCGCTGGGCGAAGCCGTGGCCGAAGACCGAGAAGTGGATGTGCGCCGGACGCCAGTCGTTGACGCCGTTCGGCCATGGATACGGACCCGGCTTGATCGTCTTGAACCAGTAGTAACCGTCCTCGTCCGTTACGGTCCGGCCGACACCACCGAAGTTCGGATCCAGAGCCGCGAGGTAGGTTTCCTTCTTGTGGCGGTAGCGTCCTCCCGCATTCGCCTGCCAGAATTCCACGAGAGCTCCCGCGACCCCCCTGCCGCGCTCATCGAGGACTCGCCCGTGCACGAGGATGCGCTGGCCGATCGGACTTTCACCGGCGCGCGCATAGTTCTGGATGAGATCGTTATCGAACTCGTTCAGCATGTTGTGGCCAAAGACCGGCCCGGTGATCTCGCTTTTCGTACCTTCCAGCGAAATCAGTGCGCGCTGGGGTGAGCGCAGGACGGTGGTCTTGTACCATGGCGTATACGCCGGCGGATGCATCTCGCGATCACGGGGGAAGAATATCCCAGTCTCAGGCATGGTGTTCTTCACGTCTCTCCTCCGTCCCGCTTTCCTGCTGGCCCATTTCATCCAGTACCGCCTTGGCCACCTTTATAGCGCTATTAGCGGCCGGCACGCCGGCATATATCGCGACGTGGAGCAGCGTTTCCATGATGTCCTCCTTCGTCGCGCCGGTGTTGACCGTCGCCCGAACGTGGAGAGCGACTTCCTCCTGGTGTCCTAGTGCAGCGAGCAACGCGATGGTGACCATTGAACGCTCGCGCTTGGTCCAGGTCGGTCGGGACCAGACATGGCCCCAGGCAGCCTCGGTTATGAGATTCTGAAAAGGTTCGTCAAAGGCTGACCTCTGTGCCTCGGTCCGG
It includes:
- the pcaC gene encoding 4-carboxymuconolactone decarboxylase, with protein sequence MNEAAEKSLRYREGMATRRQVLGDGYVNRTEAQRSAFDEPFQNLITEAAWGHVWSRPTWTKRERSMVTIALLAALGHQEEVALHVRATVNTGATKEDIMETLLHVAIYAGVPAANSAIKVAKAVLDEMGQQESGTEERREEHHA
- the pcaH gene encoding protocatechuate 3,4-dioxygenase subunit beta, which codes for MKNTMPETGIFFPRDREMHPPAYTPWYKTTVLRSPQRALISLEGTKSEITGPVFGHNMLNEFDNDLIQNYARAGESPIGQRILVHGRVLDERGRGVAGALVEFWQANAGGRYRHKKETYLAALDPNFGGVGRTVTDEDGYYWFKTIKPGPYPWPNGVNDWRPAHIHFSVFGHGFAQRLITQMYFEGDPLIWICPIVKTIPDEEAIKRLIAPLDLNATIPMDMRAYKFDIVLRGRRSTMFDNRKEGN